AATTATCTTGTTTGTAATGCCATGTTGTCTTTAAATTTTTGAGATCcaataacatttatttaaaaactaaCCTTCTCCTAATCCATCTTCAATTATATTCAGTGTCAACTACAAATATCTTGCTTTGTCAAATTGCACTTATTCTCAAAATCAGCCATAATATTTATACTATTACTTTTATTATGTCTATTTGTTTATAAATTTATTCAACATAAAATTTCAATATTAACTAAAGTCAATGATTCattgttttaaaatataatataaaaaatatgataTAAATATAGTATAATAACATCAATATATTATAATAAgatgtataatataatataataaataatagaaACAAATAAGAATGAACAATTTCAAAGTTTTTAATTTTTACACATTCTTCAAAATCTaagctttaaaaaaaatatattatagaatTTTTAAAGTTGTTATCTAAAATCTAAGTTTCTATTTTCTGAAATTCTTTCAAACTATCATTTAAAAAATAAGTTTTTATTTTACCATATGgacttttatttataaaatataaatatgctaGTATTTTTATTATTAATCGCAAAATACAATATGCCTATTGGCTCAGCCCTTCGGTAAATAATATTTTtggaattaattacaaaatagaATATGTCGGATCATCGAATCTTCATAATAAGCCGGCAAATAGGAAGGTCGATTCTGTACTCCGAAAGCTAACCCTAATACCTACTATTAGTAAGCAAGATTTCTTCTCTATCTTCAGAAGGCcattaaattatttgaaagctGGTATCAGGTGGGGCCATTTCACCTACTGCCACTAGCAAACAACCATACAACTCACACCTAATGGCCCACATACATAGTGGGTGACACAGTCACTACGGAAATAATGAGATCATTTGTGGAACTCAATAACCCAGACTCCATTAACACAGCAAATGGGCTTCACACCTGCAAATCCTGTTGCTTTTGCAAGGTCTTTGAACTCCTCCTCTGTGCGCTCTTTTCCACCTGGGTTGTATGCCAACATGCAAAGATCTACATGAAATGCTTGCTTGGCGTATGAAGAGGTCTCTGCAGCCACTGGCAAAATGGAATCCACTGCAATCACTTTTCCATTCTCTGGCAAGGCCTTGTGACAATTCTTCAGAAGCTTTATACAATGATCATCACTCCAGTCGTGCAAAATCCACTGCCAACCAACAGAACAACATCGATTTCAATGTGGGCAGATCTAATTTAAATGTTCAGCTGTCATGAAAACACTAAAATTGGCCTGCATTATCAATTGTTTCATTCCACTAACAGAATGGTTATTGTACTAATTCATACTTAATGGTATACAAAATCTTACAATTACAAGATAAATTTTTCATTGTGCTTCCTATGTTGATATTTGGTAAGGTCAAATATTGCCTGCCATTTTTTGGCTACTAAGACTTCAAAACCCACAAAAATTGGAAATCATGTCATGGACATGGGTGCAAAAACTTACCTTAAATTTCCATATCTGATACAATTATAGCTCACAATTGATGCAGAGTTGATTTTGCTACTTAATACTGTACCTCGGAGGAATTGGGTCAATAGCAAATGGGGACAAATATAACACTATGTATTCTAGGCCCATTAGACCTGGTTGGCTAAAATGATCTCATCTTGCCTTAAGATGGATCACAAATCCAATTGTGGCAAAGACTTCAAAGATTACTTTCACCAAAGGAAAAGACAACTAGAGTGCTTAAATCATATATTTCTGGCATCATTGAATTGAAGAAGTACGGCTatttagtaaaaaaaaattcaagCTAGAGCCTCTTGCAGAATGACAATCAAATCTGGCACATACTTTCTGGCTTCTACTGCTCTGggttttccaaaaaaaattggatAATCACAGACATAATTTCTGAGTCTTGGATTTCATTCTGTGAGTTTTTCCTTCATCTTTCCAATCAAATTCAATGACTCATGATCAAACTCAATGATTCATTATCAGGAATCAGAAAACAAGAGATCAGAACAAGAGAACAGATGTGTGTCAGAAATCAAATGTTTCTTCTCTTATTCTCTAATTCCTGAGGATGGATAATCCCAAACATTGGAAAAAAAAATATCAGAGCCAAATCCTAGATCATATAAAAAGGGATGAACCAAAAAAAATACATGATCCATAGAAGATTTCTGCCTTATAATTATAAACCAGAATGACTGGGATAGCTAATACTACATTTTTCCACACAAGTTCAATAAACATAACTGAAGAAATCAATAGTGGGCAAAATCCTTAATGAGCTATTCAAACAAGTAGATTGACTATCTAATAAAAAGATGTCTCATACCTTCATAAAAATAGCCTTGCCAGATGGTACGCTAGCGAACATATCTCCCCCAACATGTGTCACCCCTGAAACAAacaaaattcatcaaaaaaaaCATTCCAACCAAACCTCCTAGCATAACAGCTGTCATATCTCGTTTCACCATTACTCTAAGTTAGTTCATGCTGGGCAATCATTAACAGAAATGACTATCCAATTTGTAGGATGCATCAATGTGTAAATTACTTTCATAAAGCATAATGTATACATCGATATATCCTAAGAACAGAATAACCTTCTCATCATTAACAGCCCTACAAATGTCCATAGATCTTTGGAACCATGGGTTTTAATTGCCCTAGATCCTTGGAACAATGGGTTTTGGGGCTGAAGCCATTAGTCAGCTAATAATCCATTGGATAACACTCACCTGGAAACTGAGGAGCATCTGCTACAACATGAGGCATATCAAAATTCACTCCTCTTATATGGGGGTACTTGGAAACTATAAGATTAAGGGTAAACCCTGTTCCACCACCCACATCCACCAGCTCCTCCAAATCCTTAAAACCCTCATATGTCTCCAGAATCCTCCCCATCACAATTGTAGAGTGCTCAGCCATTGCCCTATTAAAAACCGTATTGAATCTCTGGTCTTTGGCAGGGTACTCAAATGCATTAACCCCATGTGCCTTGGTGAATGGCTGGCTCCCTTCAACAACAGCATCCTTAAGATAATGCCAAGTGTCTATGAACACCTTGTCCTGGTTCATCAAGGCCAGTGGTGCCAAGGACAAGCCATCCTTGTTCTGCACAAGGTATTTGCAGAGAGGAGTCAGACCATAGAGCCTCTCAGGCTTTCCATTCTTGCCTGTGGTTACAGAACAGTTGAGGAGTGAATGACTTGCTAGGACTCTCAGAATCCTATCTAGAGTAATTGCTGCATCTGGGTTTGTTACATTTGGAATTTGGGACACAATCTGTGTAGGGGAAACTTGAATTCCATCACCTGCATTGGCTATGATCTGTAGCACATCAAGCTCTGTTGCAGCCTTGATGGCCATAGGGAGGCAGGTGAAGGTGCCTAGCTGCA
The nucleotide sequence above comes from Cryptomeria japonica chromosome 11, Sugi_1.0, whole genome shotgun sequence. Encoded proteins:
- the LOC131064776 gene encoding caffeic acid 3-O-methyltransferase-like — encoded protein: MGSASATIINEEEWLVAMQLGTFTCLPMAIKAATELDVLQIIANAGDGIQVSPTQIVSQIPNVTNPDAAITLDRILRVLASHSLLNCSVTTGKNGKPERLYGLTPLCKYLVQNKDGLSLAPLALMNQDKVFIDTWHYLKDAVVEGSQPFTKAHGVNAFEYPAKDQRFNTVFNRAMAEHSTIVMGRILETYEGFKDLEELVDVGGGTGFTLNLIVSKYPHIRGVNFDMPHVVADAPQFPGVTHVGGDMFASVPSGKAIFMKWILHDWSDDHCIKLLKNCHKALPENGKVIAVDSILPVAAETSSYAKQAFHVDLCMLAYNPGGKERTEEEFKDLAKATGFAGVKPICCVNGVWVIEFHK